Genomic window (Ctenopharyngodon idella isolate HZGC_01 chromosome 20, HZGC01, whole genome shotgun sequence):
tagtccttaaaagctacttctgtaaaagaaaatatctcctttgcattgaactttgagcgtcgtaactttgcagatgttgtttatgatcaaacagcaacattacacactaactaaagttaaaaaagtgaaatcataatcaatcaCCCCTTTAAGTttcaaaaaggatgcaaaagcactataaaaatataatttcatgtCTACAATAGCATATGATAGCCGTACTGTGAAGAACagatcaaaaacaaaacacctttTTATGAACTGAATCatctgattcattgaaaagatcatAAACTTAAAAGATGCATCAAGAAAAGCTACAGTATGAAGATTTTCAATGAATAATGttaaattttgttattttcctcacacaaagttATCAGATATGTTGTAATATATCCCACAAGTCACACGGACTGTGTTCTTGATAccatgttttttgtcatttttgagctTGACAGCTACAGTGCTTATTCGCTTTTATTAaatggataataataatatccaagatattcttaaaaaaaataaccagaataaaggaagtcatacaggtttgtcaTAACATGAggttaagtaaatgatgacagaactataatttttggttgaactatccctttaataaagtTACAGAGTTTAAAATGTCTCTCAGAAACTTCATGCTTGCTTCCTGAAGTATAACTTTAACGGTGAGATTGAAGTCGTCTCAAAGGGCTATTCAACACATGGATATTTGCTCTAGGAAGAGGCACCCCACAAGGCTCCATATTCATCCTGTTTAAAATACTAGAGAGGCACTTTTTTGTCTTCCTGTTGTAGAGGAGTGTATGATAGTCACCTCTGCTCGTGTGCTTCTGTGCAACAGTCATTTTCGTATTTCCCACTTTAGATATTTTGGACTTGAAGACAGCTGGATTTAGATATCTCTTTCGTAACTCTGAATTGCTGTGCTTTACAGAATCTCTGAAGTAGTTTAGAGCGATACAAacttcattatttattcacagGAAAGTGCCAGTCCGCGCTCGGCTTATAAATGTTGATGTTCCTAGTGTTTTATGAACAGCAGTATATTCATTAAATGCCCTTTGGAGTGCACGGTTTATGTAATGGCATAATTTGAGAGAATCAAGGGAGATTATTTATGTAAAACCACGAGCATGGGCATAGAGAACACCATGTGTTTCACCATGTGCAGTGGAAGCAGGTGTGAAGGTGTTATGTGAACATAAATTTCCCATTTTAGCATATTAGCACAGCTTAGCAGGGATTATTTTCCTGAAATCGTTCCACTTTCACCTCTAACACATACTTTTGGAAAAAGTGTGTTTCTTTTCAGTCCCCTCAGGAGAACCGCAGGCCTCTTGACCTACTTTACAAGAGATTACAGACAGCCTTCAGCCAGATCCCACCTGTTCACTGCATCAGGAACGGGATGTCGATCTGGCTGCTctggtgcgtttcccaaaagcattgttagccaactatggtcgcaagttccattGATCTCTGTTGGTAATGACTGAACTTGTGACCATATTTTCTTTGGGGAAACACACCCCTGATTGGCTGCTAACAGTGACAGGAAAGGGGTATAAAAGTGCAGATATGTTATTAATAGAGATGAATGAAAAGATGCACTACTGTAAATTAAGATgatgtgtttatttgatcaaaagtgacagcactTTCCACAAAATACGAAGCAGcaaaaattgttttcaacatgttttttcttaaaatagAGAACAACtcttttaaagctgcagtccgtaactcaAATCAATTTTGCAGCATCCAGCCTttcatctttgcgtcattacgtcacgtctgtttacataaagaacgagtcccagctagtaggctatatggcatgtgaggatgctgctggtgcggatcatttatagccttttctcacagcagctgcaataattaaacatatcattttgatggcagattgtatgctatgacaaattaacattagagattagactgtacagaaattgaaatctacaggtaatgctaatacacactaaatacacacagtcacgcaatgctgatgttgttaacgttaacaatttgagaacaaagtataacatgaataataatttgcacaatTTGACGTAATCTGAGCTAagtgatcgttagatttaatcaccattggcagcttgatttattgtaatgcttttttttttcctcagtttgtcagaacaaaagtggcagatttgttacttacttgttcagatgacattttccggtgaaaattattattttggtcatacttccaagacagaatctgtgattctgagtacagtatccacaccggtgtggtgattgacagcaaacattagattcatccgcgctgaggagccgtgccaaggcacaacccacgtaaagatgataattccacaaataactgcaattacaggtttcaaacagagatggcgacaaagacaaacttatggactgcagctttaaattgtaatatttcacaatattacttttttacaatattaatattttactttttaattttactgcatttttgatcaaataaatgtagccttggtgagcataagagattttcAGACAAATAAAAAACCATTTTGAATTgtagtgtacatttttttttttttttttttttttttttttttgaaaaatagaCATTTCACAAAATATGTTCCCATGCCTTTTTTTTCTGCTCGTTGCCAGTCATGTATATTTTAACCCTCGAATGCATGAACCAAAAGACCTACATGAATGCAAAAAGGGGGTTAAAATGACCCGTATTGATATTAATGATTTtcttcaacaacaaaaaaaaaaagaaaaaaaaattgtgctagtaatgtaataattaattgataataaataaatgttttaaagtccccctgaggagaaaatcaagttttaatgttgtttatatgtctatgtggtgtttttaatatactttaagacaaaccaaTGCGCAaaattcataagtcagcaccattgctgagtattttctccttaactGCAGTGAAGCAAAGACATTCTCAAACCCGCAGTTTGAAATcgcttgtaaccaatcatgtcaagtGTGATCGTCAATGAGTGGATCTCTGCACTGgtgtgagtggaggcggggctaattagcatattcatagaaccaCCTATACTAAAtaaggcaagggtgtagagttacattcaagctattttaaggcatgaaggttttttttttttttctctcaaggaaaaaacatttaaatatgtcattttggtgatcaaagatgagttttaagggataaaattgaTTACAAGGAAACTTTaatatatcaaacatgtttatttGTCCACTTACCTTGTATATATTCATTACGAAAAGCTgaaatttgttctttttaaaatgcaattgtaCTTTTTCTTAAGCTAATTTAGATCTACTATAGAGTATATTCCTCACTCCCCACATTTCTCACAGACCATGTGAAAATGATCTTttcagagagagacagaccaTTTCACATAAGATTTGCATCTTTCTAAGCATAACGTTTGTGCAGAGTTTGCACCTTTCCTTTGTTTCCTGTAGCCTTCCTCTACTGTATCTAAAGTATACATGTGTATAGTGTAAATAAAGTATTATCAagcatgaatgtgtgtagtatgaatgcaGTCTGAATGTACTACATTCAGTAGGAAATGAATACGGTTCAATTTGACCCACTTTATGCATTCTTGGGGTagttatacaaaaaaaaaaaatctaatcttATGACTAAGAAatcaataaatgttttcaaataaatgactatcaaataaatgttttgaccCCTTTTATGCATTCTAGGGTTAAAAATGTTCAAGCATCAACCGCTAAAAGCTTTCAAATGAGATTTAACGGTATCCAGTCTTGGCTGATATGTGGACAATATCTATTGTTATGCAGGATTGTATCTTTGTGCTCTTACAAACTCTTCTCAAACGTATTTACCATTTCTGCCCACAGCGTGATGAGAATGGTTTTTGACATTCTGAAGATTGCTTGTATTGCCAGATTGTCATTTGTTTCTATGCGAATGGAGAAATGCACTGCAGCAGCATTTGTTAAGATGGTATTTCTATATAGATATAGGCAGATGTTTTATAACAGGACAGAAGTCTGTGTTTAACTTGATGGAGGATTTAATTGAATGTTTTCTAGACTATTGGGTCAGATCCTCAGGCATGTGTGCATAAAGGCTGTGATTATGCAGTAAAACTCAATGATTTAAAGTCACTGAATTGCTTAATGGTTTTAGATGATACATCAGACATCAGATGTGATCAAAGAGCAAGAAGGTAAATTATAGCATGTCCCTGAAATAACTTTCAAATCATCATTGTCTCCTGTCCTGCTCTCAGCTACTGGGACACCGCGTACGACAATGATGTCATGGACGACCGCGTGGGACTCAACTTGTTATATGCTCAGGTAACAATCTCATGTTTTAAAGGCACACTGTGTGTGTGGTCCATCGcacaaaaatgtgcataatGGTTCTGGCAAATAATGTGGCTcgtgttctgattggtcatttgtttttactttgtGGGAATCATCCAAAAATGGCTTAATTATAGTTCTCTCTGccagtgttgttgtttttattgaaaagtaaattaaacattttaatgaacaGGAATAAGAAGACATACTAACCTAAGAAAAACTGgaactaaactaaaatacagTCTCATAACTCTAAcactaattaaaataaattttaaaaaaaggccaaaaataaatgttatattataaaactgGCAACCCATCTGCATTTAGGCATTTTGCTGAATAACAGTAACACAAGACTGCTgagaaattaaacaattaaacattttaaaataatgccaGTTGTGTTTTACCTTTGCTTATTGTGTATTAACTTCCAATGCCATAAAATACTCAATTCGTAGGGATCATGAACTATTAATCTATAATGTAAGTTTatgatacctaatgcattaaataataattgataatggtaattttatatatatattatatgcattttaagttataaaataaaatggtaacaCCTTACtcctcaacatttactaatgtatgattaaaatcaaaagttgtatctgttaatattatgaacatgaactaacaatgaacagttgtatttttattaattaatattaacagcAAGGATTAATAAgtattgtaacaaatgtattgctgattgttagttaatattagtcaatgcattaactaatctTAACTAATGgaagcttattgtaaagtgttaccaataaaattactgtattaaaattaacaatgaacaacagtAAGTTTCAGTAACGTGTAAGGTTAAGTAACAAATCAAGATAAATGCTGaaaaatattgttcattgttagttcatgacaCCAAATGCATTAACTATTGAATACTATTGTAAAGTGCTATCACTAAAActagaaaattaaaaatgattgcatgaaaactaaacaaactagaaataaaaactaaactgaCTGCATATTGAGCTGGGATTGAAGATTATTTTATCATCGAAAACTACACAAATCTCCTTTAAAcacataatttattcaaaagtCAAGTTCAGAGTGAAAGAAACAGCAATTTTCCCCCTCTTTTTCCACCCAGGCGGTGTCTGACATAGAGCGAGGATGGATCCTTGTGAACAAAGAGCAGCACAGACAGCTGAAATCCCTGCAGGAAAAGGGCTCAAAGAAGGAGGTATGGCTGAGCTCCACCACACGTTATTTGATCTCCCTAGTGTCTATGATCTGGAAAGAAATTGACTGCTTCTATAAAAGCTAAAGTCCATTCTCAGACCTGAATGTGTAATATTGAATCTTCGTTAATCTAGTCATTTTTGTCCGTTAGATTACCATCTGTGTGTCTAACTATGTTTTCTCCCACAGTTCATCAGATTGGCTCAGACACTCAAGTACTACGGCTACATCAAGTTTGATCCCTGCATCACAGATTTTCCAGAGAAGGGCTGTCATGTTATAGTCGGTGCCGGCAATAATGAACTCAACTTTCATGTCAAACTGCCCAGCGAACAGATGAAAGAGGGCAGCTTCAAAGTCACACGTATGAGATGCTGGCGGGTCACTTCATCTGTAAGTTTgatgaaagaagtcttttacaATACAAAGTCTAAAGGTGTGGTCGCATTAGCAAAATTTTCCATTGTTGATTGTGTAGTGatgtattaaaggggacctataatgcctcctttacaagatgtaatataagtctctggtgtccccaaaatgtgtctgtgaagtttcagctcaaaataccccacagatcatttattatagcttgtcaaatttgtcctatttgggtgtgagcaaaaacacgccgtttttgtgtgtgtccctttaaatgcaaatgagctgttgctcccgccccctttccagaagagggcggagctttaacagctcacactttagttgctcaacaacaacaaagctggagaatctcacgcagccaaaatgaggattgtcagtaacggtgttcagccttacattgttcaaaccggagtcgacactgatggagagactcaggaagaagttacaacttttagaatgaaactggacgtttctgaatggttagtggataaatttatgtagttgctgtggagttgattcaactcatcgactagcatgtgccgtcatgttaatcttttgtgcaaatccagcgttgaattgaccctcgtttgtgaagcagtccggcgtaaaatgacggcatgataacaacactctactacaacaactcttcctcttctctaaagcagcccaacatgtaAGCGTTATAATTGTGATTTTGTAATGTCTAAATATGAATGTAATAGCAAAACCTGTGAAAAGAACTTTATTAGTAAGTAGAATGACACTTCATCTGTAAGTTTgatgaaagaagtcttttacaATACAAAATCTTAAGGTGTGGTCGCATTAGCAAAATTTTCCATTGTCGattgtatgaagcacagctcacacattagccactttcaaaccaagcagctttctgttggttaACGCAGTGAATTCGCTTGACCAAATTGAACACAAGCGAAATATGTGTGAGGAACTTTTTCGCCTTCATGCGAAACTCCTGATCATGCGGATTCCAATTCAAATGATCGGATTTTGCAGAGCAATGGTAAATGTAACCACACATTTATGCCGGTTCAGACTACACGATATCAGCTTGATTTTGGCACAATCTATTTGATGTAGGGTGTTGTGGGGATTCGTAAACAACAATGGTCGTCGGGACGTTGATCGTTTTATCTCATATAGTGTGTCAAAGTGGACGACAACCTatataaatgctataaaaatgtgggtttgacatcatgattgacagctgtgattgatagcttctctgagcgaagtagtcactgagACTTTTCTGGATTTTCGGGAAGAGATTGGAActtaactttaatttttacatttccgtaactgtttatttcacaccgacataatgagttgttctgcagtgAACTGTACGATTCTGTGGGAGTGTGGGCGGAGCCTAGATACCGCGGCTCAACTTCacgctcactactgcgcagactcgggtgTAGGTAAATCCAATGTGTAGTTTGATATGTTTCTTGTCCACGACATGACAAGAATTTAAAAGTCAAAATCGCATAATCTGACACAATGACTATcgtaacagacaaaaatattcTGAACCCAGCAGAAGACCGCAAAATCATACAAGCTTAAGATTAAAATCAACTGGTACTGTTTAGTATGTTGTTGTCAACACTAGACATTTCAAGTGTCTTGCGGAGTCTGGTTGGCTGAATTTGCACAAAAGCTTGTCATTTAGCAGTTGCACAGTTCCAGAGTCCATTCCTAAAGTATGTGGAGAGTTAAGAGAGGCTCTTGACCCTGTGAAGTCAAATAAAGTCATGTTTCTGAACAAAAAGAaccacttatttatttatttatttattttttagacatAATTAGACACTGtttctctttgtttgtttgctttaaaTTAAACAGGCAAGCaatagttaattttattttagcctGGTTCATTGAAATctttataaaaaatactttttatgttGTTCAAAATGCTCAAATTTAACTTGAAACCCCCTTATTTTTCCAATTTATCTGTACTACTTTTCACAGTACGGATGTAGGAAAACTTCCTTTTACATCTCCAGACTCTTCTCCAAATTCTTTCTATGACTGTCCCTTCAGGCATGTCTGGTCGGTCTATTTCTGAAAATGGGAAGTTGCAATGAGGACGACCAAAAAGCCGCTTAAAGCAGGAAAAGAGACTGTGCTCTTTGTCTCTTTGCTCACTTACTGTATAACAGTCAGCTACCAGACACTCGTCTATctatacattcatatttatttcatgGGACTCCCACAAAATGTATGCCTTCATGGTTTTCTGCAGCCATATTACTGTACTAGAATTAGGAAACAAAGTAAAGATGATCGAAATCTCCATTCTGAATGCGGATTCTGGCGTTTCATTAGCAGGTGGAAGTTGCTCCACTCTGCAGTGGTCTTGGCTTGGTCTTTGCCCTAGTATAGCAGAGTTGTTACTAATGAGCTCAGAATGGCCGTCCTCTGAGACCAAGACCGGACGCTGAGGAGGCTGGGACTGCACAGCCATGTCTTTATAATGGAACTGAGAGAGTTTCCTGTGTCTGTGTAAAGAAGTTGACTGTTTTGTGTCTGTTCTAATGAGacacttttgtgttttgtgCTCGTGATGCAATGTAATTATGAGGATGATGACATTTAGAGCAGAGCTAATGATGACTAATTGAGCTTTGAATGTAATTGCCATGTAGAGGAGTTTAGAAATGGCCGCTGTAATTGCCTCGACAAAAATAACAATGATTATGATGATGGTATTTGTGATGACCTGGCTTGACTCTACAGCAGGTGCCGGTGGCGAACGGTACCGCGAACCCAAGCAGTTCCAGTAAATGTGACGTGAAACTAGAGCTGGCCTTCGAGTACTTGATGAGCAAAGACCGTCTGCAGTGGGTCACCATCACCAGTCCACAGGTCAGTGCCGAATCCATCGCAGAATGTTGAAATTCAATActattgtctaaataaatgaaaaataaaaaaacatttattttacatgctACAAGTGATCACTGAGGACCACCGGACTAagggacttttttgtttttcccccCAGGCCATCATGATGAGCATCTGTCTGCAGTCTATGGTGGATGAGCTGATGGTGAAGAAATCTGGTGGAAGCATTAAAAAGGTCAGTAGGTCTATGTTTGCCGCCTTGTAAAGACCTGTCAAATATCTGTGGGAATATCTTTCAGTTGGTTAATGTGCGTTTAAGAGTTTGAGTCACaatgaatttgtttttgttatatgaGACTGGCATGATAAACCCTTTCAGGATAATAGGCTTAATGTGTCGTATTGTAGCATATGTGAGACTGGATTTTCTTCAGACTGTCAAAAGTGAgcgctgcaaaaaaaaaaaggccttgAAAGTTGTTTCAGAGCAAAAATAACTGTTGTCTTCAAGTTACTGCACTTTAATGAAAGACTatgaaacttcttttttttgctgtaaTAATATGCATCGATGAATCCTGCAAAATAAGACCGGGAATGTGTTTTATGAGACGTGTATTTGAGGAgcattctctctctttttctctaaGTTTGTAATTGTGATGTGTTTCCAGCAGATGCAGAAGAAGCGACTGAACGGCTCGTTCCAGCGATCTGACAGTCAGCAAGCTGTGAAGTCTCCTCCATTACTGGTGGGCATGGAGGTTTTTGCTAATGCAAATTCTACTTTTGATATGGAAGATGAAGCATTGTTAATTTGCAATTTTACATGaatgtttttcaggattcccctGATCCCAGCCGTGAACAAGTAGTCAAACTCTCTGTGAGTTGTGTCTGTTTTTCATTTCCTTATAATCAACTTgctatgtatatattttttgtacctgttattttagcattatttatagattattatagtattaattaataagaaGTATCTGCCACATGGTGAAGCCACATATTAAGgtctgggtagattagatggtaagcaaacaatcaTAATCAACATGTTGGATGCAGGAGGAATGGGCAGGAATATAGATCTGAGTGACTTTGACGAGGGTCAGATTGTTATGGCAAggcgactgggtcagagtatctctgaaatGGCGAGGTATGCGTGTCGCTCccggtcagcagtggtgagaatttaccaacagtaGTCCGATGAGGGACAAACACAGACTGGTGACAGGGTGTTGGGAGCCCAAGACCCCGATACACGAGGGCACTGAAGGCTATCCCGTCTGGTCCGAGCCAACAGAAGATCTACTGCggcacaagtcacacaaaatgttatggaagcttgtttccgccactaaataaaaaaaattaaaaaggtaattctgactttttttcttgcaattgcaaatttgtgtatcacaattctgactttatttctcagaattgctagttataaagtcagaattgcatgatataaactcgcaattctgagaaaaagtcagtcttttttccctcacaattgcacattataacatgcaattgggtttataactcgcaattctgactttataactcgcaattctgacgttataactcgcaattctgactttataactcgcaattctgactttataactcgcaattctgactttataacgtgcaattctgactttataactcgcaattctgactttataactcacaattctgactttataactcgcaattctgactttataactcgcaattctgactttataactcgcaattctgactttataactcgcaattctgactttataactcacaattctgactttataacgcaattctgactttataactcgcaattctgactttataactcgcaattctgactttataacgtgcaattctgactttataactcgcaattctgactttataactcgcaattctgactttataactcgcaattctgactttataactcacaattctgactttataacgcaattctgactataactcgcaattctgacgttataacacacttctgactttataacacacttctgactttataactcgcaattctgactttatgacgcaattctgacgttataactcgcaattctgactttataacacacttctgactttataactcgcaattctgactttataacgcaattgtgactttataactcgcaattctgactttataactcaattctgactttataacgcaattctgactttataacgtgcaattctgacgttataactcgcaattctgactttataacgcaattgtgactttataactcgcaattgtgactttataactcaattctgactttatgatgcaattctgacgttataactcgcaattctgactttataactcaattctgactttgacgcaattgtgactttataacgcaattctgacgttataactcgcaattctgactttatgacgcaattctgacgttataactcgcaattctgactttatgacgcaattgtgactttataacgcaattctgactttataactcacaattgagagtttatatctcaattctgagacataattgtgagataaaaagtcgcaattaccttttgtattttttatttcatggcagaaacaagcttccataataacTCATCTGTGGTTGAGTATACTTTAAAAGCTGTGCGGACACAACTGCGCGCAGGACGCATCCAGTGTCATGACAAATCGGGCCCTCCCTTGAAATTGGGTCTCCCCAAACTGTCAGTTAATGATTATCCCAAGTATGTACGaatgatattaatttaaaatacgcatatagcttactatataatgcgtaagaaaacaaattagtgCAAAATAAAACCAATTGAACGTAATTTCTTACACTTGATTAACtgttagttaataaataataactataatagcctattaagtgaataattgaacatcattaattttttttttatttagaactgaaatatttggtcatttaacactttatttaacacataattggcctccaaattccccagatctcaatccagtgtGATGTGCTGGACCAGTTTGATCCACTGTGGCTCCACCCCGAGCTGTTTCTGAGAGTGTAGtttgtagttttagttaacaaaaacatgagttttttttttcacttatcTCCTGttccctttatttatttatttccacagaCCAAGCTGTCTTCTGTCTCCCTGAGAGGACTTAGTTCTTCCAACTCAGCCAGTGACATCAGTGGCAATGATTTCCATGGAAACTACGCTTTTGAAGGAATAGGGGACGATGACCTGTGATGGAGTCGTCCTCATAGACTGGACTGAAGGAGTCGGATTCATTTAGCGAGTGTAGTTTAATAGATGCCCGGTTCTGCAATATTGTAACCCCTTTCTGAAAGAATTACATTAAGGGTCCCTGAAATGACCTATGAAGTCTCTCATTAGTTTTATGGGAGGCCTCAGATTCAGTCCTCGCTCAGTTAAAGTAACAAAAATCGGATAATTTCAGATTTGAGGCATAATTGGAGATTTCAAAGGTTAAATTAATACAGGGTTACATAAGCACCTCAGGGCAAGTTACTGCATGTTAATTTAGGCTGTGATGAAAGTTTCTTCTGCAGACGGGCTTCATTGAATCGTACTTCCTTACTAGAGACACAAAACTGTGCTTTTCCTCTCATGTCATTTTGTAGGCACAAATTCCTGTCAACATAAAATCTATTATTTAATAGAGAAGAGTTCTGCTTCGTATCGTGCAGTGTGCCAATGTTGCTCAACCTCTTGTGTAGTAGCGACAAAATGACCTATAACTTGGTAGATCTCTGCAGATTCCTGGGTTTTCAGGAAAGGTAATCTCGCAGCTAACTCCACCTGATGCCTACTGCATATTCATTGCATATCCTCGATGAAAATCACCCTCTTTATTGTGGCCTGTTTGTTCTCTGCCTTGCGCTGATTCAACCGCCTTACAGTTCAATTTCTCTAAATGTAGCGCCGGACACAAGTTCTCTCATTCTGGCCTCCGCTGTGTCCTGAATCTCGCTTTGTTTTCGGTGTGTTCGGCAGGCCCGCTTGCACTAGCTGAACCCGTGAT
Coding sequences:
- the snx17 gene encoding sorting nexin-17 isoform X2 translates to MHFSIPETEVRSDENGSSYVAYNIHVNGVLHCRVRYSQLLGLHEQIKKEYGNNVVPAFPPKKIFTLTPPEVDQRREQLEKYMQAVRQDPILGSSEVFNSFLRKAQQETQQIPTEEVQLEIYLSNGQKVKVNILTSDQTEDVLEAVASKLDLPDELVGYFSLFLVQERGDGGCTYVRKLQEFELPYVSITSLHSPDYHIVLRKSYWDTAYDNDVMDDRVGLNLLYAQAVSDIERGWILVNKEQHRQLKSLQEKGSKKEFIRLAQTLKYYGYIKFDPCITDFPEKGCHVIVGAGNNELNFHVKLPSEQMKEGSFKVTRMRCWRVTSSQVPVANGTANPSSSSKCDVKLELAFEYLMSKDRLQWVTITSPQAIMMSICLQSMVDELMVKKSGGSIKKMQKKRLNGSFQRSDSQQAVKSPPLLDSPDPSREQVVKLSTKLSSVSLRGLSSSNSASDISGNDFHGNYAFEGIGDDDL
- the snx17 gene encoding sorting nexin-17 isoform X1 gives rise to the protein MHFSIPETEVRSDENGSSYVAYNIHVNGVLHCRVRYSQLLGLHEQIKKEYGNNVVPAFPPKKIFTLTPPEVDQRREQLEKYMQAVRQDPILGSSEVFNSFLRKAQQETQQIPTEEVQLEIYLSNGQKVKVNILTSDQTEDVLEAVASKLDLPDELVGYFSLFLVQERGDGGCTYVRKLQEFELPYVSITSLHSPDYHIVLRKSYWDTAYDNDVMDDRVGLNLLYAQAVSDIERGWILVNKEQHRQLKSLQEKGSKKEFIRLAQTLKYYGYIKFDPCITDFPEKGCHVIVGAGNNELNFHVKLPSEQMKEGSFKVTRMRCWRVTSSQVPVANGTANPSSSSKCDVKLELAFEYLMSKDRLQWVTITSPQAIMMSICLQSMVDELMVKKSGGSIKKQMQKKRLNGSFQRSDSQQAVKSPPLLDSPDPSREQVVKLSTKLSSVSLRGLSSSNSASDISGNDFHGNYAFEGIGDDDL